In the Harmonia axyridis chromosome 3, icHarAxyr1.1, whole genome shotgun sequence genome, one interval contains:
- the LOC123676846 gene encoding myophilin produces the protein MSGKRDKQLESEVLNWIFEVLGEPVPKGEFEDILKDGVVLCNLINKLAPGSVKKIQSKGTNFQLMENIQRFQAAIKAYGLPQEEIFQTADLFERRNISQVALSLFALGRITQKHPEWNGPTLGPKMAEKNERHFTDEQLRAHEGELNLQMGFNKGASQSGLGSFGNTRHM, from the exons AAAAGAGACAAACAGCTGGAATCTGAGGTTTTGAACTGGATTTTCGAGGTTCTTGGGGAACCTGTACCAAAAGGGGAATTCGAAGATATTTTGAAAGATGGCGTTGTTCTATGTAATCTAATCAACAAGCTGGCTCCAGGTTCCGTGAAAAAAATCCAATCCAAAGGAACGAATTTCCAGTTGATGGAAAACATTCAACGGTTCCAAGCTGCTATCAAAGCTTATGGTTTGCCCCAGGAAGAAATATTCCAGACTGCAGATTTGTTCGAGAGGAGAAATATTTCACAG GTTGCACTCTCGCTATTCGCCTTAGGCCGTATTACACAAAAGCATCCTGAATGGAATGGACCCACATTAGGGCCCAAAATGGCTGAGAAAAATGAGAGGCATTTCACAGATGAACAACTTAGAGCTCATGAAGGAGAACTGAACCTCCAAATGGGATTTAATAAAGGAGCATCACAATCTGGTCTGGGCTCCTTTGGCAATACAAGGCACAtgtag